TCCCACCACCTGAGCAGCAGCCCTCTGGGCCTAGGTTGTGGGCCCCGGATGGTAGGGAAGGTTGTCAAGGGGGCACCAGGTAGGCTGGAACCAAGAAGGCTGGACAGATGGCCATGATGGTGACTGCACCTGCCCCACCAGGGGGCCCTGGGGCAGTGGCAATTGTAGCCATGCTGGTCTTTTGCCAAGAGGCCATATGCAGTAGACCCAGGAGTTGGCTGGTGAGGTGAGCAGCCGGTGGGGCGTGCAGTTTGGGTGGGGAGGGGCTCTCTTTTGGAGAGGATGCTCTGACTGTACATGGACACCTGTCCCTGGGTCCCTTTTcctctcatttcacagataaggtcCCGGGGTAGGCGATGGGGGCAGGGGCCAGCTGAAGCCTATCTGACCCCGGGGGCCCCTTTCCCACTGCCCTGTGCTGCCTTCCTCACCCCCTTCGCTGGTGGAAGGGACGTCATCTTTCCTGTTCCAAGGGGAGAAGTCCCAGGGAGCTGCCACACCGCAGcaaggggagaggagggcagaCACACGTGGCTCTAGAGGGCGTGAGAAATGGCATtctttattcataaataaaaacataaaattgccACAAATAGTTTACATGGCCAAAAAGTGAcgtcaaaaataaaatgaagctgtcaaaagcaaaccaaaccaaacaagaaaccacaaagagaaaaataactatgTACATCTTCCAAATGCTGGTCCGTCCCAGCCTGCCTCTGCTGGGGgctccagctctgcctgcaggcACAGCACAAAGGCCACCTTGCACAAGAGGTGGGTGAGCAGCCCCGCTGGCCCAGGGGTGCAGCCTCTGTCATGGCAGCACCCACCGCATGATGACTTGAGGTCTGCAGGGAAATCCCTCTCCCAAAGCTGCTGCTCCTCCAGCCAGGCCTGGCTTAGTTTCGGGCAACTGTCTCACCTAAGAGATGgcccaggctggggccaggcacaggagGCTCACCGAGTGCCTCTCTGGGGAAGAGATGCCCCCATATCCCAGTCCCATGTGAGCTCAGTGCTATAGGGGCTGTGTGTGCCTGGCAGAAGTTCACTGGGAGAGCTAGGAGGGAACCCCGTGACAGTCCAGTCGTTCCGAGGTCCAGGGGCAGAGTCCGATCCTTGGTGAGGTGATGCGGAGTGCTGCTCTCTCCTGCAGGCGTCCTTTGGGGACAGAGCAGGTTGGTCCATCTGAGTGGGTCAGTGGGTCGGCCAGCAGGCGTGCCCAGAGGGAAGGGCAGGAAGCCCACCCTGTCTGGGGCCTGGGGCCAGGCTCTGTGCTTGGAGGCTTCTGCTGTCCAGAGCCTCTTTCCAGAGAGGCAGAATCTGGCATGGTCCAAGAATAGTGAGGGCGCTTTTGGACAGGGCAGGAAAGAACACCCACAGGAAGGTGAGGTCGCAAGGTCGCAGGACACTTGCATTCTAGTGCCACGGTGGGCCACTCTGGGGCGGGGGCTGGTAGCAGCCCAGGGAAGACATCTGCCACCTTGGACGTAGGACAAGGCCTGGGGGGGACACATCTGGGCCAGCCTGGGACAGGGCCATAGAGATATGGAGAATGCTGCACTCTTCTGTGTATGGAAGGTACCGGGACACCATGGCGGAGCACAGCCTCGGCCTCAGGGCCTTCCCCTGGGTGTGGCAGCCACTTCTTCTCAGGCAACGTCTGAGGCAGAGCACTGGACTCTGACTGCTCTTTCCTGGAGTGGGGGGGGTCTGCAGCCTGGGGAGGGGGAGCCAGCACTTTCCTCTCTCTCCGTGGAACAGTCTCACTGGCAGGAAAAACTCAAACAAGGCACAGCCTGGTGGAAATGAAGGAACTGAGGGCTGAGGCGCAAGGAATGGGGCATCTTTGACTTGGGTCTGGACTGTGCCCAATGGAGGGTACTGCCCTCAGGCAAGGAGGGACTTTTGGCTTGTAGATTCCAGGTTTAAGCCTAGCTTGGGACTAAGAGCAATGGTTTGAAATTCCAGAAAAGCTCCTCAGTCGTTTGAGGATGGCAGGATGGGCACCGTTTAACCCCAGGGACAGGAAGGTAGAGCCAGCCACAGAAAAGGTGACTCTGGCCTCAGCCCGCACTCAGGGAAGGGCTAGGACCCATGAGGGTGGGGGGCAAGGAGAGAAGCATCTCCCCACCCCTACCTCGGGGTCTCTAAGGGCCAGCGGTGAGCGAGGCAGAAATGGGGACTGGCCTTGGACTCGCAAGTTCCCAGACGCTCCCCTCCTCATCTCAGCAGGCAGCAGGCACAGGCATGTGGGAAGGGATGCTGTCCTGAGAACAGCAGCTGTGGCTACAGTCAAAAATAGAACATGGAACAGCCTGCTAGGTCTGGCTTGCTTCTGAAAAgacaagaaagcaaaaaagaaaaagaaagaagaataaaagaaaaatctggccaggcacggtggctcacatctgcaatctcagcactttgggaggccaaggcaggtggattgcttgaggccacaagtttgagaccagctttggcaacaaaacgagaccccgtccctacaaaaaaaatgaaaagttagccaggcatggtggcgtgcacctgtagtcccagctagttggaaggctgaggcaggaggattgcttgagcccaggagtatgaggctgcagtgagctatgatcatgccactgcactccagcctgggggacagagcaagaccctgtctcataaaactaaaaataaaatccctgaACCAAACAACAGAGAAACTCCACCTTTTATCTTTCTCTACCACCGCCTCCCGCTCCGCACATCTGCAGAGAAACCCTGGATTCCCTGGGGCACTGCCCAAGCTCCTGAGAAAGGGAGCTGCTCTCTGGATCCTTTAGTCTGGGACAAATGGGGGTCTTGAGGTGGAGGGAGGATGGCTGGTGGCCAGGCTATGCACACTGCTGTGTATATGCCTCTTTTTCGTCCTGCTTGGGGCTCTGGCTTCCTGGCGCTCTGAGGAGCTGTCCTGACCTCTAGAAACCCAGAACTCAGCCCTGAAGGTGCTAAGGGGGAAAGGTGTGCCGCCAAACCTGGCTGTAGGCAGAGGAGGAAAATGCCCAGATCACATATATGCCATCTTAGTGATATGGGCTCTTCTGGATCAAGCAAAAGCTTGATTCTGGGGAGGGAAAAACATTCCAGAGTAGCCGCCGGCCAACGTGAACCAGGTAGGGACTCCCAGCCTCTGGCCCCAGCTGGACAGATGGGGAGGCTCCCTGAGGGCGACTGGAAAGCCACACCCTCTGGTTCACGGTGGTTTCAACCCTCCCTTCCCAGCACCCAGCCCAGGGCCTCAGGGTCTATGGCTTAAAGAAGAGTGGTCACCAAGGTCAAAGGCCACTGGGTGTCCAGAGGCTGCTCAGCTCCCATTTGCAAGAACCAGTAAACAGGGGCTGGGCCCCAGGGGCTGGCCATCACCCGCCACTGGCTCTCAACCCTTGGATTCTCCCTCTGCCCTCCTCTGGCTGTGGCAGGGTCTCCACACTGCTGGGCTGCCTGTCTCTCCACTCCTTCCTGTGGCTTGCCGGGGCTGGGACAGCCCTGAGGTTTCAAAGCCAGCTTCCCCGCAGCTCATTCCACCCCTACACCTCTGCGGCCAGAGGAAAATAGCTCAGGTTCTGATGGGGCTGGTTCCAAGGCTTCTGGTCATATATGGCTTCTTTCTATTTCCAAGGCATTCCAATGTGTCCAGGAGGAAAAAGAGGTTGGGATGAGAAGCGGAGGGGAGCCGCTGTACTTGCTGTGGCCACCTTCcctggaggagggggagaggataTCTATTTCGAACAAAGGCCAAAGTTTAGGGAGCCCTTAACCAAAACAGACAGACCCCTGGACCCATCTCCTGGGAAAGCCAGAGGAGTCAGGGCCTGAGGTCTGGTGGGCTGCAGGGCTGGTGAGCACTGGGACatcagagagggaaggaaaggccATCCTGCCCTCCCCTCAGGGGTCCTGGGTCTGTGTCCCAGGGAGTGGCGTCTCTCAGAGGGGTCTGAATTGCTGAGCAGGGGGGATGCACGGGAGAGCCCGGCCTCCCAGTGCCAGGTCCCCAGACTCGCCTTCCCAGGCAGCCCCTCAGATCTCAGTGGCTATGATGTCCTCGTAGGGGATGTCAGCCCCTTCCAGGTCAACCTCCAAGGGCTCCCCGGCGCTGTCCCCGCGTGCCAGCTGCTGCAGGGCCTTCTCCAGGCGCTGGTTCCGCTGGTACATGGCCACGTAGCTCTGCTGCAGCTGTTTCTGGTACTGAAtcaccttctccttctcctccttccacaCGAGCCGCTCGTGCTGGAAGCCCGAGGACATCTGGTCATGGCCTTGCCGCTCCTCCCGCAGCTCGGCCCGCAGCCGCTCCAGCTCCCGCTGCAGGGCAGGGACGTCCTCGGGGAAGGTGGGCGGCCCCATGTCGCGGGCCAGGGCGGCCTGGGCCCGCAGCTCCTGCAGCTCCTGCTCCAGCAGGTTCACCTTCTCCCGCAGCAGCTCCGCCTCGTTCTTCTTGCGCTGCAGCTCATTCTCACAGACCTCCAGCTCCAGGCCCTTGGTGCGCAGGGCGCCCTCCAGGTCCTGGGTCCTCAGCTCCAGGCCCTCCAGCTTGCCCCGCGTGTCCTTCAGCTGTGCCTTGAGACCCAGGATCTCGCTAGCCTTGGCGTTCACCTCCGTCTGGGACTCCTTCAGCTGCTGCTTCAGGAGGGAGATCTCGCCTGACTTCTGGCACACCTGCCGAGGGTGGGGTGGAGACAGAGTGCCAAGAGGTGAGTGTCCTTACCCAGGGAAGTGACAGCTCAGCTGCCTAAAATAACCAAGCCACTCCGGATGCGGTGGCCCGGTGTTAGGCATTCCAGCCTTTGTCCAATCTGAAAGTAAGCTGAACATTGCTGTGACCTTTTCCCCAGGTTATCGAGCTAGGCTATAtagtaaaatgataaaataataatcatcatgtATAATGACACATagtatattattattgttattatttgagaagtctcgctttgtcacctaggctggggtgtagtggcgtgatcttggctcactgcaacctccgcctcccctctgattctcctgcctcagcctcccgagtagctgggattacagacacctgccaccatgcctggctgatttttgtagttttagtagagacggggtttcctcatgttggccaggctgatctcgaattcctgacctcaagtgctctgcctgcctctgcctcccaaagtgctgggattgcaggcgtgagccaccacgcctagccacaCAGAAGTATATTATTATAAACATACTTTCACTAATAATTTGTAGTGTTATTAAGTGCCAAGCCATACATTTGCTCATCTATTCCTTACAACCcgatgaagtaggtactattagtAATCCTCAATTTACATCAatggaactgaggcacagagaggttatgaTAGCAAACAGCTGGTGAAGTGACCAGCCTGagggctaatatatatatatatatatatatatatatatatatgaaatatataaagtataagaGTAGAGATTTGATCCCAACAGTTTAATCACTACACCCCATTGCCACCATGGCTAATGTATTTACAATCACCTGGATCATAAGTGGTCAAGCTGAGGTTCAAAGCCAGGCCCATGCCTCAGCCATGACTGTGTCACTCCCTTCGTGGCATGAATACAGGGTTGGCCTTGGAATGAAATTCTTGGTCCCAAGCAGGCATCCTGGGTAGGGTCGGATTTTCTCCAGGACTGTGCAGTGTTTCACTGAGGGCAAGGGGAAATTTCTACTGTGAAAGGAAATGTGAAGGTGGCTTCCAGGCTAGTTCCAAGAATCCATTCTGTAGAGCCACATGCTCTGGACTTCATTCACTCTTAAGATTCAGCCAGACTGGCCTTGGTCTCCCATGACCCCAAATGGCCAAGATCCAGAGACACATGGGTCTAACCTGTGGCTTTGGTTTTCATCATTGCTCTTGGTCAAATTTTGATGGGGGATAGGGGTGGAAATAGAGAAGAAGAGCAAGAGGAGAAGACAATGATTCCTCGTTTGACAGATGTGGATTGGGCTCTGCATCCAAGACAGCATGATACTAGTCACTGGGTACAGCAGTGAATTTATGAGGTAGTCTTTACTCCagtagagaggagagaggagggctgGGTGCATGCAGGGGTGAGGTCAGAGGGTGTAGGCATAAACATCGATGACAGAAATCAGGCTGACACCAAAACCAATACCATTGGTGTTAAATGGGGGTGATACAGCTGCCAGCAGTGGGCAAGTTAAACCACTGGTTGTTGACTTGCACATAGCCAGGGGTTTGCGTGTAGACTGAGATTTGGACTCTGAACGGGGGGTGAGGCAGGCACGTGGACAGACCAAGCTGGGTGCGAGCAGGTAAAGAGCCTCAACGATGGACTTGAACTCCATGAGTCATCCAGACCACCAGGCTGGTGAGAAAAGCTGCTTTCCCACTAATAGATGCAGAGGTTATGGGGTTCTCCAGCACGGTCAGGTACAGATGCCTCATTTCCACGTGTGACcgggtgagtgtgtgtgagtgtgtaagtGTGTGAGTGGGGGACTCTTTACTTCCTCTCCTAGGtttccatctcagctcaccaaatAGAAGTTCCACTTACACTTCAGCAAGGAGTGGCCACTTCCATCACTGAAACCTGCCACCAATAGGGTCCCTCTTACTAGTGGGTGCAGTCCCTCCCTCCAAAGCAACAAATGCATTCTGTGCTCTCTTGGGCCCCTGGCCCCGCCTGAACTCAGGCACGGCTTGTTCTTCTTCTGAGCCTCCTGGGAGCTGATGGAAGGGAGGTCAGCCCACAGCCTGGCTGGGCCTTGGTCATCTGGCTTCCGGCTTCATGATTTAATGGCTCACTTGGGAAACTGAAATCTAGGAGCCATGAGGGTGATGGTGGGGACAGGAGGAAGCTCAGATGTAAGTCGATCCCCCAACATGGTTTGCAGGGAGCCCCTTCTTTGGGTGATAAAGCCAGCACATTAGCCCCGCTTGCCTGCGCGGTCTGTGTTTGCACGCTATTGGCCGGCACCAGAAGGAGAGGGGGGTACTGGCGCCAAACCGCTGACCACCCAAACCCATGAGCCCTGTGTGGcctcacctcccactgggtctcctCCAGCGCGGGGCCGAAGCTGGTCTTTTCCCTCTCGTAGGACCTGAGCTTGGTCTCCAGCAGGTCCTGCTCCTTCATGAGGCTCTCGAGCTCCTGCCGGAGCTGCCGCTTCTCCTGCTGAAGCTGCAGTACCTGCAGGTGCAGGACCTGCTGCACGCGCTGGCTCTTCTGCGAGGCCTGCTTGAGCTTGCTGCCGCCTTTGGGCTCCGGGCCCTCCAGCTCGTCCCTGCAGCGCCGCGGCCGCTCCTCGTAGGCCAGGCTGGAGGCAAGCTCCTTCTCCTCAAAGCTGCGCTGCAGCTTCTGGAGGGCGCCCTCCCTCTCCAACAGCTTCTGCTCCAGCTCCTGGATGCTGCACTCGTCCGTGGAGATGGGGGAGCGGACACACGAGGGGCCCTTGTCTGCCTTGTTTGAGTGGCCCAGCTTGCTACCTCCGTCGGAGAAGGACAGAGCCTTCAGGCTCATCATGTTGCTGTCCTGGAGGACGATGCCCTGGGTGATGTTGTGGGCGGAGCCCCCAAAACGGCTTGTGGGTCCCACGGGTGTGACCAGCGGGTCCAGCTGGTAGCTGCTGCTGGTGCTGTGTGTAGGCAGGCTGGACATGGAGTTCCGGCCGGAGTCTGACAGCGCCCCAGAGCACAGGCCAGGCTTCAGCTCCTGCTCCTTGGGCTTGTCTGGGGGGGCGGGGTGCAGCTGGTGGCTGGCACTCTCCGGGGAGGAGTGCAGGATGGCTCCCGACCGTGGCAGCACAGGCTTGAAGGCTGTGGGCCTCACTGCACCCTTCTCAGAGCCCTGTACAGGAAAAGCACCGCGGTGATTCATGCCTCCCCTGTGCGTGCATTgcaccctccctccccaggcaCGTGTGCCGACCTTGAGCCAGTCTGGGCTCTCTGAGCGCATGCAGCACCCCTCTTGGTCAATTGTCTTAGCAGACCTTGCCTGTTGCTTTGAAGCAGCTGAATGCCATCTCTCTTAGGAAGGAAAAACCCTAATGGCGACTTGGGCACTTTGTTCTATGAAATAGCAACCTGCCACCAGCTTGCCCCAGCCCTCCCGAGGTGATAAATACCATCTTGAGGCTCCCGCTCTAGGTCTCTGTGTGGGGCAAGTTAGGGCATCAGGCTGGCCGAGCTTGCTGTCCCTCTCTAGGTCCATCCCTTCTGCCTGTTCACTGCCTCTTCCATTAAGCCTGGAGCAAGGACACGGACCTGGCCTCCTTACAGGGTTGGGAGGCTCCCTCCAAATCACGAtccttttttaaaactgtaattttcCCTGGTAGAGTGCTTCACAGTTTACAAGCCCCTTAATTTGAAAAGCTGAATGCTCTATGCAAACATAAGAGGCTCTTTCCTAGTAAATCAAAGCCGGGGATTCATTTCCCCAGGGCAAGGGGCAGAGGACTGAATAGGAAAATTGATTTCAGTGTCCACTCGTGGGACGCACGAGGGCTTGAGCTGGTGTGAGGGCTGGATTTCTCAGTGCCTGGGCCTCCTTTGCCCTAATCTCTGGTAAATGGATGACAAAACTCCAGCCTGTATTCAAAGATGCCCCCAGGCGCAGCTTGAACAAGGAGCTAATGCACACCAGGGCAGCAAATGAGAAGACCGCACCCACCCCCACGAGTCTCCTGGGGAGAGAAGCAGTTAACTCCCGGCCTGCATCCTCTTCATATGTGCTTCCAGATGAGAACAGGGCTCCCTCTCCTTCCCGAGGCTTGGCAAACGCCTGGATCCTACGTTGACAATCCAGCTACATTTCAGTGGGACTCCAGAAAGCTCACATATCCCCTGTGCTCTTTGCTTATGGCCTGACCCAAGACTTCTGCTTCAGGGGGACTGAGCGATGCTCTAATTCCTTTGTGAAACGTTTGATCTCTGCGGTGTGGCCACAGGCTTCCACCGGCACCCCTGCCGCTCTGGTTTTGAGGAGTCTGAATGCTCAGGTCACCACTCCCCCTGAACCCCCAGGCTCTCCACCCCCGTTTTGCTTTCTCCTGCGTTTCCAACCCACTTACCCTTGCCAGCGACCCCCGCTTACCATTTCTAGCTGATTGGAGAAGGGCATGAGCTTGGGGGGTGTGGACGGGTCAAAGTCCACCCCAGCCTGGCCCCCTAAATCTCCGCCGGACAGTGCCGTGTAATCTGGGTGGTGGGAGCCCCGGGCTTTCTGGCTGACCTTGATGTAGAAGAAGTCTTCGCTCTTGCCCATTTTGGAGCTGGACTTGCCGTGACCGGAGTCCTGGGAGAAGCCAAACCTCAGCAGCCCGTCGGAATACCGGTTGAGCttcttgaggtgggaggacttgCGCAGCTTGTACTGCGAAGCCCGGCAGTGCTTGCTGTGGAAGCTGTGGCCGGAGATGAGGCTACTGACGCTGCCCATGGTGACTCGGGGCTGAGGATGGGGCAGGGCCGGGCAGGGTCTTGGAAAGGCTGTGGCAGCAAGGGGCAGTCGTGGCTCCGTGAGGGGACTGAGGTCATAGCAAAGCCCTCACAGAGCCTGCGAGAGCCGTAGACCTGGAAGAAGACACAAGACAGAAGTCAGCGTGGGTGGGAGTGGTCACAGCACAGTGCTGATTCCGACTTCCAAATCTGGGCAGTAGAGAAACACATGTCAGAGCCC
This genomic stretch from Pan paniscus chromosome 7, NHGRI_mPanPan1-v2.0_pri, whole genome shotgun sequence harbors:
- the LZTS1 gene encoding leucine zipper putative tumor suppressor 1 — encoded protein: MGSVSSLISGHSFHSKHCRASQYKLRKSSHLKKLNRYSDGLLRFGFSQDSGHGKSSSKMGKSEDFFYIKVSQKARGSHHPDYTALSGGDLGGQAGVDFDPSTPPKLMPFSNQLEMGSEKGAVRPTAFKPVLPRSGAILHSSPESASHQLHPAPPDKPKEQELKPGLCSGALSDSGRNSMSSLPTHSTSSSYQLDPLVTPVGPTSRFGGSAHNITQGIVLQDSNMMSLKALSFSDGGSKLGHSNKADKGPSCVRSPISTDECSIQELEQKLLEREGALQKLQRSFEEKELASSLAYEERPRRCRDELEGPEPKGGSKLKQASQKSQRVQQVLHLQVLQLQQEKRQLRQELESLMKEQDLLETKLRSYEREKTSFGPALEETQWEVCQKSGEISLLKQQLKESQTEVNAKASEILGLKAQLKDTRGKLEGLELRTQDLEGALRTKGLELEVCENELQRKKNEAELLREKVNLLEQELQELRAQAALARDMGPPTFPEDVPALQRELERLRAELREERQGHDQMSSGFQHERLVWKEEKEKVIQYQKQLQQSYVAMYQRNQRLEKALQQLARGDSAGEPLEVDLEGADIPYEDIIATEI